From one Streptomyces sp. R41 genomic stretch:
- a CDS encoding aromatic acid exporter family protein, which translates to MREVREEWATSVAQLVKRHREPVAVQTFRSTAAATIAYVVALHLSPEPAPLTAPLTALLVVQVTLYATITTSIRRVNSVVTGVVIAIGFSSLVGLTWWSLALIILASLVVGHFVRVDEFVPEVAISAMLVLGVTRVGDTAWARVVETLIGAVVGLGANLVFPPPVWVSEAGESIEDLARRTRQLMLRIGEEAAGRTPFQLAAERLHEARRLDHDIVAVDAALRQAEDSLKLNPRVREGLLYRVVLRTGLDTLEICTVVLRVLARSLTDLAKEREPQPLFEPQAGATLAQLLSEVADAIVSFAVLVTTDVSHRSASAEARLSAELTTAAATRDKLAQLFLEEIQRDARQWQLHGAVLTEVNRIIDELDTEHRTRRLLEELDRATREQRERRPRLTRLRQHLRLPQRLRRDRNRPAAPRRST; encoded by the coding sequence ATGCGAGAGGTACGTGAGGAGTGGGCGACATCCGTCGCCCAGCTCGTGAAGCGACACCGTGAGCCGGTGGCCGTCCAGACCTTCAGGTCCACGGCTGCCGCGACGATCGCGTACGTCGTCGCCCTGCACCTCAGCCCCGAGCCCGCGCCGCTCACCGCGCCCCTCACCGCGCTGCTGGTCGTGCAGGTCACCCTGTACGCCACGATCACCACCAGCATCCGGCGCGTGAACTCGGTGGTCACCGGTGTTGTCATCGCCATCGGCTTCAGCAGCCTCGTGGGGCTGACCTGGTGGAGCCTGGCCTTGATCATCCTGGCCTCACTGGTGGTCGGGCATTTCGTACGGGTCGACGAGTTCGTGCCCGAGGTGGCGATCAGCGCCATGCTGGTCCTCGGCGTCACCAGGGTGGGCGACACAGCGTGGGCGCGGGTCGTGGAAACGCTGATCGGTGCCGTCGTGGGGCTCGGCGCCAACCTCGTGTTCCCGCCTCCGGTGTGGGTGAGCGAGGCCGGTGAGTCCATCGAGGATCTGGCGCGCCGGACGCGGCAGTTGATGCTGCGGATCGGCGAGGAGGCCGCGGGCCGCACCCCCTTCCAGCTGGCGGCCGAGCGGCTGCACGAGGCGCGCCGGCTCGACCACGACATCGTCGCGGTGGACGCGGCGCTGCGGCAGGCCGAGGACAGCCTCAAGCTCAACCCACGCGTGCGCGAGGGTTTGCTGTACCGGGTGGTGCTGCGCACCGGCCTCGACACGCTGGAGATCTGCACCGTGGTGCTGCGGGTCCTCGCGCGCAGCCTCACCGATCTCGCCAAGGAACGTGAGCCCCAGCCGCTCTTCGAACCGCAGGCCGGGGCCACTCTGGCGCAGCTGCTGTCCGAGGTCGCCGACGCCATCGTCAGCTTCGCCGTCCTGGTGACCACCGATGTGAGCCACAGATCCGCGTCGGCCGAGGCACGGCTCAGCGCGGAACTCACCACGGCAGCCGCCACCCGCGACAAGCTGGCCCAGCTCTTCCTCGAAGAGATCCAGCGGGACGCCCGCCAGTGGCAGCTGCACGGCGCCGTCCTGACAGAGGTCAACCGGATCATCGACGAGCTCGACACCGAGCACCGCACCCGCCGGCTCCTGGAGGAGCTGGACCGTGCAACGCGCGAACAGCGCGAGCGCCGACCGCGCCTCACACGCCTGCGCCAACACCTGCGCCTCCCGCAGCGGCTGCGCCGCGACCGGAACCGTCCCGCTGCTCCTCGTCGTTCTACGTGA
- a CDS encoding pentapeptide repeat-containing protein, with the protein MQEDSGTVQDRLLDLRADCGSCFGLCCVALPFARSADFAIDKDAGKPCPNLATDFRCGIHTQLRQKGFTGCTVYDCFGAGQKVSQATFGGEDWRSGSREHARQMFDVFPVVRQLHELLWYLNEALTLSAARPVHADVRRALDKTERLTRQTPEELAELDVAAHRQEVNVLLLRTSELVRAGAGRGRKARPKDRRGADLMGARLKGADLRGANLRGAYLIAADLTGADLRGADLIGADLRDTDLTDADLTGAFFLTQPQLNAARGSAGTRLPESVTRPGHWAGRH; encoded by the coding sequence ATGCAAGAAGACAGCGGAACAGTCCAGGACCGGCTCCTCGATCTGCGCGCCGACTGCGGATCGTGCTTCGGGCTGTGCTGTGTCGCCCTGCCCTTCGCCCGCTCGGCGGACTTCGCGATCGACAAGGACGCCGGGAAGCCCTGTCCGAACCTGGCGACCGACTTCCGGTGCGGCATCCACACACAACTGCGCCAGAAGGGCTTCACGGGCTGCACGGTGTACGACTGCTTCGGCGCCGGGCAGAAGGTGTCGCAGGCCACCTTCGGCGGTGAGGACTGGCGCTCGGGCTCGCGAGAGCACGCCCGGCAGATGTTCGACGTGTTCCCGGTCGTACGCCAGCTCCACGAACTGCTCTGGTACCTGAACGAGGCGCTCACGCTTTCCGCCGCCCGCCCGGTGCACGCCGATGTCCGCCGCGCGCTCGACAAGACCGAGCGGCTCACCCGCCAAACCCCCGAGGAACTCGCGGAGTTGGACGTGGCCGCGCACCGGCAGGAGGTCAATGTGCTGCTGCTGCGGACCAGCGAACTCGTGCGCGCGGGCGCCGGCCGCGGAAGGAAGGCCCGTCCCAAGGACCGCCGCGGCGCCGACCTCATGGGCGCCCGTCTCAAGGGAGCCGACCTGCGCGGCGCCAACCTGCGCGGCGCCTACCTCATCGCCGCCGATCTGACCGGCGCCGATCTGCGCGGCGCGGACCTGATCGGTGCCGACCTGCGCGACACCGACCTCACGGACGCCGATCTGACCGGCGCGTTCTTCCTGACCCAGCCCCAGCTGAACGCGGCCCGGGGGAGCGCCGGCACCAGGCTGCCGGAGTCAGTCACCCGCCCGGGCCACTGGGCGGGCCGGCACTGA
- a CDS encoding lactonase family protein: protein MSSGADPARGPGGGWTRRRFVGVLAGAVAVTTVPAPATPRADRAVASTTPTTPTAPTTGSSPSPAHRSGPRPLFLGTYTSVDGGGTGIGLAGYDPTTGGITAAGTITGVGDPSYLALHPDGRTLYAVDEREEGGVTAVGLPKNKVLGTRGTGGAAPCHLSVHPSGRWLLSANYGSGSVAVHPIDASGALGERTDLVTHSSPAPGPGQQGPHAHQFITSPDAGHVLAVDLGTDTVYSYRLDQSKGTLTEVSQAHTRPGAGPRHLTFHPGGRYAYLANEVDNTVAVCAYDPATGRLTPGPAQSTGTGAGTSYPAQILVTSNGSYAYLANRGHNSLTRYAIEADGARLRLLDTVPVGGDFPRHIAFSPDGRLLFAANQKSSTVSVFHVDGKSGELLLAGEPFASPVAVCALPL from the coding sequence ATGAGCAGTGGTGCAGACCCGGCGCGAGGCCCGGGCGGCGGCTGGACCAGGCGCCGCTTCGTCGGGGTGCTTGCGGGAGCCGTCGCGGTGACGACGGTCCCGGCACCGGCCACGCCCCGGGCGGACCGCGCAGTCGCCTCCACGACACCGACAACGCCTACAGCTCCCACAACCGGCTCCTCCCCGTCCCCCGCCCACCGCTCCGGACCACGCCCGCTCTTCCTCGGCACGTACACCTCGGTCGACGGCGGCGGCACCGGCATCGGCCTCGCCGGCTACGACCCCACGACGGGCGGGATCACCGCCGCCGGCACCATCACGGGCGTCGGCGACCCGTCGTATCTCGCGCTGCATCCGGACGGCCGCACGCTGTACGCCGTCGACGAGCGGGAGGAGGGCGGTGTGACGGCCGTAGGGCTGCCGAAGAACAAGGTGCTCGGCACGCGCGGCACCGGAGGCGCGGCCCCCTGCCATCTGTCCGTGCATCCGAGCGGGCGCTGGCTGCTGAGCGCGAACTACGGCTCGGGCAGCGTGGCCGTGCACCCCATCGACGCCTCGGGCGCGCTCGGCGAGCGCACTGATCTCGTCACGCACTCCAGCCCCGCGCCCGGCCCGGGCCAACAGGGCCCGCATGCCCACCAGTTCATCACCAGCCCCGACGCCGGCCATGTGCTCGCCGTCGACCTGGGCACCGACACCGTCTACAGCTACCGCCTCGACCAGTCCAAGGGCACGCTCACGGAGGTCTCCCAGGCGCATACGCGGCCGGGCGCCGGCCCGCGCCATCTCACGTTCCACCCCGGCGGCCGCTACGCCTACCTCGCCAACGAGGTCGACAACACCGTGGCCGTCTGCGCCTACGACCCGGCGACCGGGCGGCTCACTCCGGGCCCGGCGCAGTCCACGGGCACGGGTGCGGGCACGAGTTACCCGGCACAGATCCTGGTGACGTCGAACGGGTCGTACGCCTATCTCGCCAACCGCGGGCACAACAGCCTGACGCGCTACGCGATCGAGGCGGACGGCGCCCGCCTGAGGCTCCTGGACACCGTGCCGGTGGGCGGCGACTTCCCGCGCCACATCGCGTTCTCCCCGGACGGGCGGCTGCTGTTCGCCGCCAACCAGAAGTCGAGCACGGTCAGCGTCTTCCATGTCGACGGCAAGAGCGGCGAACTCCTGCTAGCGGGCGAGCCGTTCGCCTCACCCGTCGCCGTCTGTGCGCTGCCGCTGTAG
- a CDS encoding TIGR03086 family metal-binding protein, with protein sequence MSNVEGIELLTRAHTYLREVVAAVPEGAWGSPTPCGDWTVRQVLNHARLDQQAYGAAITGAGWPDSDPFQPADALDADAPTVLDKVLRDVADTYAPLPADAEEVATPLGPLPLRLAAAAGAMDAAVHAWDIAVATGQDAPLDEELAEGIWAAAERLADHLRNSFGVFAPAREVPEGHSRAEALLAFLGRDPHWTPAAS encoded by the coding sequence ATGAGCAACGTCGAGGGCATCGAATTGCTGACACGGGCGCACACCTACCTGCGCGAGGTGGTCGCGGCCGTGCCGGAGGGGGCGTGGGGTTCACCGACGCCGTGCGGTGACTGGACGGTACGCCAGGTCCTCAACCATGCGCGACTCGATCAGCAGGCGTACGGCGCCGCGATCACCGGCGCCGGCTGGCCCGACTCCGACCCCTTCCAGCCCGCCGACGCGCTGGACGCCGACGCGCCGACCGTGCTCGACAAGGTGCTGCGGGACGTCGCGGACACCTACGCGCCCTTGCCCGCCGACGCCGAGGAGGTGGCGACCCCGCTGGGGCCGCTGCCCCTGCGTCTCGCCGCCGCCGCGGGCGCCATGGACGCGGCCGTGCACGCCTGGGACATCGCCGTCGCGACGGGCCAGGACGCTCCGCTGGACGAGGAATTGGCCGAGGGCATCTGGGCTGCCGCCGAGCGGCTGGCCGATCATCTGCGGAACTCGTTCGGGGTGTTCGCCCCCGCGCGCGAGGTGCCCGAGGGCCACAGCCGTGCCGAGGCGCTGCTCGCCTTCCTCGGCCGGGACCCGCACTGGACGCCTGCCGCGTCCTGA
- a CDS encoding cytochrome P450 yields MAETTGAALPKGFRSAELGWPELHRIPHPPRRVPLLGDVLGVNVRSPLQDSMRFGRLLGPIFRRKIFGKEIVFVWGADLAAELADETRFAKHVGLGVANLRPVAGDGLFTAYNHEPNWQLAHDVLAPGFSREAMEGYHPMMLAVTERLTDRWDREQAAGRSVDVPGDMTKLTLETIARTGFGHDFGSFERSRPHPFVDAMVGTLTYAQRLNAVPAPMAPLLMRGASRRNEADMAYLNRTVDAVVKDRQSSSGEGDLLDRMLETAHPETGERLAPQNIRRQVITFLIAGHETTSGALSFALHYLSRHPDVAARARAEVDRVWGDTDRPGYDQVAKLRYVRRVLDESLRLWPTAPAFAREARQDTVLGGVHPMRQGAWALVLTAMLHRDPDVWGADAEKFDPDRFDAKAVRARPGHTFKPFGTGARACIGRQFALHEATLVLGLLLRRYELRADPDYRLRVAERLTLMPEGLRLHLERRAPAPDSVPARPVARAGD; encoded by the coding sequence ATGGCGGAGACGACGGGGGCCGCACTGCCCAAGGGGTTCCGCAGCGCGGAGCTGGGCTGGCCGGAGCTGCACCGCATTCCGCATCCACCGCGCCGTGTCCCGCTGCTGGGCGATGTGCTCGGCGTCAATGTCCGTTCGCCGCTCCAGGACTCGATGCGCTTCGGCCGCCTGCTCGGGCCGATCTTCCGGCGCAAGATCTTCGGCAAGGAGATCGTCTTCGTCTGGGGCGCGGATCTCGCGGCCGAGCTGGCGGACGAGACGCGGTTCGCGAAGCATGTGGGCCTGGGGGTCGCCAATCTCCGCCCGGTGGCCGGGGACGGCCTGTTCACGGCGTACAACCACGAGCCCAACTGGCAGCTGGCGCACGACGTCCTGGCCCCCGGCTTCAGCCGTGAGGCGATGGAGGGCTACCACCCGATGATGCTGGCCGTGACCGAGCGGCTGACGGACCGCTGGGACCGGGAGCAGGCGGCGGGGCGCAGCGTGGACGTACCCGGCGACATGACGAAGCTGACGCTGGAGACGATCGCCCGGACCGGCTTCGGTCATGACTTCGGTTCCTTCGAGCGCTCCCGGCCGCATCCCTTCGTGGACGCGATGGTGGGCACCCTTACGTACGCGCAGCGCCTCAATGCCGTGCCCGCGCCGATGGCTCCGCTGCTCATGCGCGGCGCCTCCCGTCGCAACGAGGCGGACATGGCGTATCTCAATCGCACGGTCGATGCGGTGGTGAAGGACCGTCAATCCTCAAGCGGGGAGGGGGACTTGCTCGACCGGATGCTGGAGACCGCCCACCCGGAGACCGGGGAACGGCTGGCGCCGCAGAACATCCGCCGCCAGGTCATCACCTTCCTGATCGCCGGCCACGAGACCACGTCCGGTGCACTCTCCTTCGCCCTGCACTACCTCTCCCGGCACCCGGACGTCGCCGCGCGCGCCCGGGCCGAGGTCGACCGCGTCTGGGGCGACACGGACCGGCCCGGCTACGACCAGGTCGCCAAGCTGCGCTATGTCCGCCGGGTCCTCGACGAGTCGCTGCGCCTGTGGCCGACGGCGCCGGCCTTCGCGCGCGAGGCCCGGCAGGACACGGTGCTGGGCGGCGTCCATCCCATGCGGCAGGGCGCGTGGGCACTGGTCCTGACGGCGATGCTGCACCGCGATCCGGACGTGTGGGGCGCCGACGCCGAGAAGTTCGACCCGGACCGCTTCGACGCGAAGGCGGTGCGGGCCCGGCCCGGGCACACCTTCAAGCCGTTCGGCACCGGGGCGCGGGCCTGTATCGGCCGCCAGTTCGCGCTGCACGAGGCGACCCTGGTCCTCGGCCTGCTGCTGCGCCGCTACGAACTGCGGGCCGACCCGGACTACCGGCTGCGGGTGGCCGAGCGGCTGACGCTGATGCCGGAGGGGCTGCGCCTGCACCTCGAACGCCGCGCGCCCGCACCGGACTCAGTGCCGGCCCGCCCAGTGGCCCGGGCGGGTGACTGA
- a CDS encoding SDR family oxidoreductase yields the protein MDDTLLSGLPVPPPLGASALPAGTYDGSLVLITGGGTGLGKAIGAEFARLGADLVIVSRREEHLAPAQEELAKLGTRVTTAVCDIRDPERIAEVFDACALPDVLVNNAAANFPVPAEDMSPNAWRAVVDITLTGTFLMTREFGRRHLAAGTPGSIIDVGASYAWTGGPGFAHSAAAKAGVQNLVRTLAVEWGPYGIQVNGLVPGLMPHEDMTDDIRGRLDRADAHDARQPALRVGAPRELGWAATFLASPYARFITGHTLVVDGANWQRRGLVSQPVVAVRDQLGRGPFTG from the coding sequence ATGGACGACACACTGCTCTCCGGGCTCCCCGTGCCTCCCCCGCTGGGCGCGAGCGCGCTCCCGGCCGGGACGTACGACGGCTCGCTCGTACTGATCACCGGCGGCGGCACCGGACTCGGCAAGGCGATCGGGGCGGAGTTCGCCCGGCTGGGGGCCGATCTGGTGATCGTCAGTCGCCGCGAGGAGCATCTGGCCCCCGCACAGGAGGAGTTGGCGAAGCTGGGCACGCGAGTGACCACAGCCGTGTGCGACATACGGGACCCGGAGCGGATCGCCGAGGTGTTCGACGCGTGCGCACTGCCCGACGTGCTGGTCAACAACGCGGCGGCGAACTTCCCCGTCCCCGCCGAGGACATGTCCCCGAACGCCTGGCGGGCGGTCGTCGACATCACGCTCACCGGGACGTTCCTGATGACCCGCGAGTTCGGCCGGCGTCATCTCGCCGCGGGCACACCGGGTTCGATCATCGACGTCGGCGCGTCGTACGCCTGGACGGGCGGCCCCGGTTTCGCGCACAGCGCGGCGGCCAAGGCGGGGGTGCAGAACCTCGTCCGGACGCTGGCCGTGGAGTGGGGGCCGTACGGCATCCAGGTCAACGGTCTTGTGCCGGGGCTGATGCCGCACGAGGACATGACCGACGACATTCGGGGCCGGCTGGACCGGGCCGACGCCCACGACGCGCGCCAGCCCGCCCTCCGGGTCGGCGCGCCGCGCGAACTCGGCTGGGCCGCCACCTTTCTGGCGTCCCCCTACGCCCGTTTCATCACCGGCCACACGCTGGTGGTGGACGGTGCGAACTGGCAGCGCAGGGGGCTCGTCAGCCAGCCGGTGGTGGCGGTGCGGGACCAGCTGGGGCGGGGGCCCTTCACCGGCTGA
- a CDS encoding DUF2470 domain-containing protein yields the protein MGDRHTWTAAPAAAERARSVLAAAWSCAVTAEGGREEFVGAHTVAADGRVLLHVPEDSVLLATAICAPRGEPSAVLEFADVAPVPLRNRIRARLWLAGWFVPEDGHLAFRPTRAVLRQPSGTVVLDLDEFADARPDPLATAEATLLTHLADAHPDAVERLTRLVEPDSLHGAVRVQPLAVDRHGLTLRIERARGNGDVRLPFHSPADDVAELTERMHVLLTQAGSTACPRALQRQRTDGDG from the coding sequence ATGGGTGACCGTCACACCTGGACGGCCGCGCCCGCCGCGGCGGAACGTGCCCGCTCGGTGCTCGCCGCGGCATGGTCCTGCGCGGTGACCGCCGAGGGCGGCCGGGAGGAGTTCGTCGGCGCGCACACCGTCGCCGCGGACGGCCGGGTGCTCCTGCACGTGCCGGAGGACAGCGTGCTGCTCGCGACGGCGATCTGCGCACCGCGCGGCGAGCCGTCCGCCGTCCTCGAGTTCGCCGACGTCGCGCCCGTTCCGCTGCGCAACCGGATTCGCGCCCGGCTGTGGCTCGCCGGCTGGTTCGTCCCCGAGGACGGGCACCTGGCGTTCCGGCCGACGCGTGCGGTGCTGCGCCAACCGTCCGGGACGGTCGTGCTCGACCTCGACGAGTTCGCCGACGCCCGGCCCGACCCGCTCGCGACGGCCGAGGCCACACTGCTGACCCACCTCGCCGATGCCCACCCCGACGCGGTCGAGCGGCTCACCCGCCTCGTCGAACCGGACAGCCTGCACGGCGCGGTGCGCGTCCAGCCCCTCGCCGTAGACCGCCACGGCCTCACCCTGCGCATCGAGCGGGCGCGCGGCAACGGCGACGTACGACTGCCCTTCCACTCACCAGCCGACGATGTCGCCGAGCTCACGGAACGCATGCACGTCCTGCTCACGCAGGCCGGCTCCACCGCCTGCCCCCGTGCCCTACAGCGGCAGCGCACAGACGGCGACGGGTGA
- a CDS encoding TetR/AcrR family transcriptional regulator translates to MAGKQGERPRRRLSTEERREQLLSVGACLFSESPYDDVWIEQVAEIAGVSRGLLYHYFPTKRDFFAAVVERESKRMLRMTAAVPGIPVRRQLGAGLDTFLGYVEEHAHGFRAFHRADAAGDQAVRKVYQQALAAQERQILEALAADPELGWAPEDRPELRIAVRGWLAFTTAVCLEWLRGAELTREQVRDLCARALLGAIAP, encoded by the coding sequence ATGGCCGGGAAACAGGGGGAGCGCCCGCGTCGGCGGCTCAGCACCGAGGAGCGCCGGGAGCAGTTGCTGTCGGTCGGGGCCTGCCTGTTCTCGGAGAGCCCGTACGACGACGTGTGGATCGAACAGGTCGCCGAGATCGCCGGAGTCTCGCGCGGGCTGCTGTACCACTACTTCCCGACGAAACGGGACTTCTTCGCGGCCGTCGTCGAGCGTGAGAGCAAGCGGATGCTGCGGATGACCGCGGCCGTGCCCGGAATCCCGGTCCGCCGGCAGCTCGGCGCGGGCCTCGACACCTTCCTCGGATACGTCGAGGAGCATGCGCACGGCTTCCGCGCCTTCCACCGCGCCGACGCGGCGGGCGACCAGGCCGTGCGCAAGGTCTATCAGCAGGCGCTGGCCGCACAGGAGCGGCAGATCCTGGAGGCGCTCGCCGCGGACCCCGAACTCGGCTGGGCGCCGGAGGACCGCCCCGAACTCCGCATAGCCGTCCGGGGATGGCTGGCCTTCACCACGGCCGTGTGTCTGGAGTGGCTCAGAGGGGCGGAGCTGACCCGGGAGCAGGTGCGCGATCTGTGCGCGCGAGCGCTGCTGGGCGCGATCGCACCCTGA
- a CDS encoding serine hydrolase domain-containing protein, producing the protein MDIQGHTAPGFEAVAEVFGRNFKEHEEAGAAFAAYRDGEPVVDLWGGTADPDSGRPWRVDTLQLVFSGAKGLTAACVLLLVERGQLDLDTPAARYWPEFAAAGKAGITVAEIMSHQARLPGVQVPFDNEEFLDPVHMAGLLASQAPADDPRAAFVYHAQTYGWLAGELIRRVDGRSAGAFFADEFAEPLGLDVWLGLPDEEHHRVATTLAGPGVLVPPPGDDPLRVLTRNPLAAADAPALWNSAAFRRSEVPAVGAHVTARSMARFYACLARGGELDGVRVLEEATVQLGRRELRRGTEPLWNSPMAYAAGFELQTELGLFGPAPDAFGHAGAWGSRHGAWPGSRVGFSYAMNRTSAVWPDRRPLDLLAALHDAVRR; encoded by the coding sequence ATGGACATCCAGGGCCACACAGCCCCCGGTTTCGAGGCGGTCGCGGAGGTCTTCGGCCGCAACTTCAAGGAGCACGAGGAGGCGGGCGCAGCCTTCGCCGCGTACCGGGACGGAGAACCGGTCGTCGACCTGTGGGGCGGCACAGCCGACCCGGACAGCGGCCGCCCCTGGCGCGTGGACACCCTGCAGCTCGTCTTCTCCGGCGCCAAGGGCCTCACCGCCGCCTGCGTACTCCTCCTCGTCGAGCGCGGCCAACTGGACCTCGACACCCCGGCCGCCCGCTACTGGCCGGAGTTCGCCGCGGCGGGCAAGGCCGGGATCACGGTCGCCGAGATCATGTCGCACCAGGCGCGCCTGCCGGGCGTCCAAGTCCCGTTCGACAACGAGGAGTTCCTCGACCCAGTACACATGGCCGGGCTGCTCGCCTCGCAGGCGCCCGCGGACGATCCGCGCGCCGCGTTCGTGTATCACGCGCAGACCTACGGCTGGCTGGCGGGCGAGTTGATACGCCGCGTCGACGGGCGGAGCGCCGGGGCCTTCTTCGCCGACGAGTTCGCGGAGCCGCTCGGTCTGGACGTGTGGCTCGGGCTGCCGGACGAGGAGCATCACCGGGTCGCCACCACGCTCGCGGGTCCGGGCGTCCTCGTACCGCCTCCGGGCGACGATCCGCTGCGCGTCCTGACCCGCAATCCCCTCGCCGCGGCGGACGCGCCCGCCCTGTGGAACAGCGCCGCGTTCCGCCGGTCCGAAGTCCCCGCCGTGGGCGCCCATGTGACGGCCCGTTCGATGGCGCGCTTCTACGCCTGCCTCGCCCGGGGCGGCGAACTGGACGGCGTCCGCGTCCTGGAGGAGGCGACCGTACAACTCGGACGGCGCGAACTGCGGCGCGGCACCGAGCCGTTGTGGAACAGCCCGATGGCGTACGCGGCGGGCTTCGAGCTGCAGACAGAGCTGGGCCTCTTCGGCCCGGCGCCCGACGCCTTCGGGCACGCCGGGGCGTGGGGATCACGGCACGGCGCCTGGCCCGGCAGCCGGGTCGGGTTCTCGTACGCGATGAACCGCACGAGCGCCGTGTGGCCGGACCGGCGGCCCCTGGATCTGCTGGCGGCGCTCCACGACGCCGTGCGCCGTTGA
- the sigJ gene encoding RNA polymerase sigma factor SigJ, translating to MHDSELLADRFEEHRGHLRAVAYRMLGSLTEADDAVQEAWLKLSRTDADEVRNLGGWLTTVVGRVCLDMLRSRASRREEPMDAFVPDPVVSPLARIDPEQEVLLADSVGLALLVVLETLEPAERLAFVLHDMFAVPFDDIAPVVGRSSAATRQLASRARRRVQGAAAEPERDVTRQKKVLDAFLAASRGGDFEALVSVLDADVVLRADSGPLVGGAAASKVVRGAAAVAQQALTFARFAASSRLVLVNGEVGVVATVDGQPMSVMGVTVADGKIVAMHILADPERLARLDLGELGD from the coding sequence ATGCACGACAGCGAACTCCTCGCGGACCGGTTCGAAGAGCACCGCGGCCACTTGAGAGCGGTGGCCTACCGGATGCTCGGCTCGCTCACCGAGGCGGACGACGCCGTCCAGGAGGCCTGGCTGAAGCTCAGCCGCACCGACGCCGACGAGGTCAGAAACCTCGGGGGCTGGCTGACCACCGTGGTCGGCCGGGTGTGCCTGGACATGCTGCGCTCGCGCGCGTCGCGCCGCGAGGAGCCCATGGACGCCTTCGTCCCCGACCCGGTCGTCAGCCCTTTGGCGCGGATCGACCCCGAGCAGGAGGTGCTGCTGGCCGACTCGGTCGGGCTCGCCCTCCTCGTGGTGCTGGAGACGCTGGAGCCCGCCGAGCGGCTCGCGTTCGTCCTGCACGACATGTTCGCGGTGCCCTTCGACGACATCGCGCCCGTCGTCGGCCGTTCCTCCGCCGCGACCCGCCAGCTCGCCAGCCGGGCCCGGCGCCGGGTGCAGGGAGCCGCTGCGGAGCCCGAGCGCGACGTCACCCGGCAGAAGAAGGTCCTCGACGCCTTTCTTGCGGCCTCGCGCGGCGGAGACTTCGAGGCCCTCGTCTCCGTCCTCGACGCCGACGTCGTGCTGCGCGCCGACTCGGGCCCGCTCGTGGGCGGAGCGGCCGCCTCCAAGGTGGTCCGTGGCGCGGCGGCCGTCGCTCAACAGGCGCTCACCTTCGCGCGGTTCGCGGCGTCCTCGCGGCTCGTGCTGGTCAACGGTGAGGTGGGCGTCGTCGCGACCGTCGACGGACAGCCGATGTCGGTCATGGGCGTCACCGTCGCCGACGGGAAGATCGTCGCAATGCACATCCTGGCCGACCCCGAGCGGCTCGCGCGGCTCGACCTCGGGGAGCTGGGCGACTGA
- a CDS encoding TetR/AcrR family transcriptional regulator, giving the protein MSESTSRAESAERGRGERAKRVRMTPAQRRETILTAATGVFAETGYQRTRVSAIAARVGVSEPVVFQNFGSKAALYRAVVDRAVSGVCETLTEAVEAGRPVTDLLAGFLEPGHMERFHARGSLGFLFADAFTLTAEPELREAVHAAHRRFADTFAELVRHGQRAGDLRQDLDPQVAAWWLLSLLHARTFRAAVMPEEAGLEGQLVAMTLDTLTRR; this is encoded by the coding sequence GTGAGCGAGTCGACGAGCCGGGCGGAAAGTGCCGAGCGGGGGCGGGGCGAGCGCGCCAAACGCGTGCGAATGACCCCGGCCCAGCGGCGGGAGACGATCCTGACCGCCGCCACCGGGGTCTTCGCCGAGACCGGCTACCAGCGCACCAGGGTCTCCGCGATCGCCGCCCGCGTCGGTGTGAGCGAGCCGGTTGTCTTCCAGAACTTCGGCTCCAAGGCGGCGTTGTACCGGGCCGTCGTCGACCGCGCCGTGTCCGGCGTGTGCGAGACGCTCACCGAGGCGGTCGAGGCCGGTCGCCCGGTCACGGATCTGCTGGCCGGCTTCCTGGAGCCGGGCCACATGGAGCGCTTCCATGCCCGCGGCTCGCTCGGGTTCCTCTTCGCGGACGCGTTCACGCTGACCGCCGAGCCGGAGCTGCGGGAGGCAGTCCATGCCGCGCACCGGCGCTTCGCCGACACGTTCGCCGAGCTCGTACGCCACGGCCAGCGGGCGGGCGACCTGCGCCAGGACCTTGATCCGCAGGTGGCGGCCTGGTGGTTGTTGTCCCTGCTCCACGCCCGCACGTTCCGGGCCGCGGTCATGCCTGAAGAAGCCGGGCTGGAGGGCCAGTTGGTGGCCATGACGCTGGACACGCTGACCCGTCGTTGA